In a genomic window of Glycine max cultivar Williams 82 chromosome 13, Glycine_max_v4.0, whole genome shotgun sequence:
- the LOC102667575 gene encoding E3 ubiquitin-protein ligase ATL23 — MTVILTVVLLFVGFVFLVLLHVCFSERLFRRGSMVERGANVGRSMSIDDLEMLPCYDYVAKGNTSSPVDCAVCLENLITGDKCRLLPMCKHSFHAQCVDTWLLKTPICPICRCNAHSHSGNQVVGNNDYFVAPNSGSRESQSQQHDNMVLVQLRESLENVPSTNVDIENPTLGSHNLVREH, encoded by the coding sequence ATGACAGTTATTTTAACAGTGGTGTTATTATTTGTTGGATTTGTGTTCCTGGTCCTACTTCATGTTTGTTTTTCCGAGAGACTCTTTAGGAGAGGATCAATGGTTGAGAGGGGTGCAAATGTAGGCAGAAGCATGTCCATAGATGACTTGGAGATGCTTCCATGTTATGATTATGTTGCCAAAGGCAACACAAGCAGCCCTGTGGATTGTGCAGTTTGCTTGGAGAACCTCATCACAGGAGATAAGTGCAGATTGTTACCTATGTGCAAGCACAGTTTTCATGCCCAATGTGTGGACACATGGCTTCTAAAGACACCCATATGTCCAATTTGCAGGTGTAATGCTCATTCTCATAGTGGAAACCAAGTTGTAGGTAACAATGACTACTTTGTTGCACCAAATAGTGGGTCTAGGGAGAGCCAAAGTCAGCAACATGACAATATGGTATTGGTGCAGTTGAGAGAAAGCCTAGAAAATGTTCCATCCACAAATGTTGAC
- the LOC100775313 gene encoding uncharacterized protein produces MAQQSSPPRRQTPPPSQYLEVNCRSSGKIRRFAAGTGAGFAVALINRKLKGTVVAASHIEAVKDGKEEEPIAFGPTSLLSNFGEGWKLQTVTLTDLSSEVGNGQFQQMAMQKPGLVPGVPGPARVSNPISFVYLVKIMFAFILIFVLVAIFTLFLDNLPAFILFLKSIT; encoded by the exons ATGGCGCAACAATCGTCACCTCCACGGCGGCAAACTCCTCCGCCATCGCAGTACCTGGAGGTCAACTGCAGAAGCTCCGGCAAGATACGGCGGTTTGCGGCGGGCACCGGCGCGGGGTTTGCGGTGGCGCTGATCAATCGGAAGCTGAAGGGAACGGTGGTGGCTGCGTCGCACATAGAAGCAGTGAAGGatgggaaagaagaagaaccaaTCGCTTTTGGCCCCACTTCGCTTCTTTCTAACTTCGGCGAAGGTTGGAAACTCCAAACTGTTACCCTCACTGATCTTTCTTCAG AAGTGGGGAATGGACAATTTCAACAGATGGCAATGCAGAAACCAGGACTa GTTCCAGGTGTCCCAGGTCCTGCAAGGGTGTCCAATCCAATCAGCTTTGTATATCttgttaaaataatgtttgcttttattttgatttttgtactTGTTGCAATTTTTACTTTGTTTCTCGATAACCTTCCTGCATTCATATTGTTTCTTAAGTCAATAACCTAG